CAGGAAAACAAATATAGTCTAACAAAACTTTTTGATAAGTCAAATCAAAAACCCTGTCAGAATGTGGTTTTTCATAATATATAGCAAAGTTTAGTATAAAAGTGATAATACGTCCATAGAAAAGTTGTGCATGGTGAACATTATCATATGAAAAAATACAGATATGGCGTAATATAATGATAAATGATACCTGTCACTATATGGAAAAGAGCGGGGTGCGGTTATGAAGAATTTCGCCAAGTGTTATTTTGATATTGTGGGGATGCTGACGATCGGGGAGGAAGACGGAAAGCTGACCGATCTGCATTTTGAGACCAGCGGCACGTATCCCCGCGGAGATTTGAATATGAACGAGACGCCGCTGCTTGCTGAGACCGGCCGGCAGCTCGGAGAATATTTTGAAGGCAAACGTAAATGTTTTGAGCTGCCGCTCGCGCCGAAGGGTACGCCCTTTCAGATGCGCTGCTGGGAGGCTTTGCAAAAGATACCATATGGTTCCACCGTGACTTACGGCGATATCGCGCGCGCCGTGGGCTCGCCTAAGGGGTTTCGCGCCGTGGGGCTGGCGAACAACAGAAACCCGATCGCGATAATCATCCCCTGCCACCGCGTCATCGGCGCCAACGGCAAACTTGTAGGTTTCGGCGGCGGCCTTGACATGAAGAGCAATCTGCTGCTGCACGAAGCGCAATACGTAAATCGGCGTTTATAAGCACGACTAACTTCATGACTGGGGGCTTGGTAATGCTCACCGCACTTTAGTGCGCCTCCGCTTACCAAGCCCCCAGTCATTTCGTTATTCGCACTTCTAAACGCCGATTTCCTTCGGGTAGGGAAAACGATAAATTACGATTTAGCTTTTCTTTTGACTTTGCCCTTAAAGGTGCCCTCTCAGAGGGAGCTCCCCGCGAAGCGGGGTGAGGGAGAGTTGACCTTAGGTCCTTCCGCGGCTTTTGCCGCGGGCTCTGTTTGGCGCGGTTTCCGCGCCAAACAGAGCAACACTCCTTCCGTCAGCCGCCAAAAACAGGCGGCCGACACCTCTGATGTAACTACCAGCCGAATCGCACGAAATCAAAGATTTCGGCTCTCTGGCCGCCTCAGAGAGGGAGGCTTAAAGGGCAAGTCAAAAACTAAACCGTTACTTACCTTCGATAAGGGAAATGATAAATCGCTGTTTATCTTTTTTCTATAAAAAATGTAAATAGGTTTTGTGAATTTT
This genomic window from Cloacibacillus sp. contains:
- a CDS encoding methylated-DNA--[protein]-cysteine S-methyltransferase; this translates as MKNFAKCYFDIVGMLTIGEEDGKLTDLHFETSGTYPRGDLNMNETPLLAETGRQLGEYFEGKRKCFELPLAPKGTPFQMRCWEALQKIPYGSTVTYGDIARAVGSPKGFRAVGLANNRNPIAIIIPCHRVIGANGKLVGFGGGLDMKSNLLLHEAQYVNRRL